One genomic region from Desertifilum tharense IPPAS B-1220 encodes:
- a CDS encoding ABC transporter substrate-binding protein has translation MSQKNETTTLVLALLITVGVVGGGLWVLANWLGMDLRGLVTGTPGEVSQPGGEVLISRGDRWLIPGTTSPQKQAAAEAIAAGNYAEAIAPLESALQASRNDPEALIYLNNARIGTQQAYSIAVVVPSSTQINAAKELLRGVAQAQENINRAGGINGVPLRVAIADDRNTPEMAQQVARSLVRDSEILGVVGHFSSPAMLAAAPIYQQGQLVVISPTSTSVRLSAVGNYIFRTVPSDRFAANALARHALSQLRVQRVGVFFNSASDYSQSLKDEFTTALFADGGQVVAEFDFASPTFNPGNAVESAIAQGAQAIMLAPDSPMVDRALQVVAVNRRRLPILAGDSIYTANTLQVGGDNAVGMVLSVPWHILGNQSAPFPREANQLWGGEVNWRTAMAYDATQAFVAGLQSNPSRAGIQQALSANNFNATGAAEAIRFQPSGDRAAAVQLVTIQPGTRTPYGFEFVPLRP, from the coding sequence ATGAGCCAGAAAAATGAAACAACAACACTGGTTTTAGCGCTGTTGATTACCGTCGGCGTGGTGGGTGGCGGTCTATGGGTGTTAGCCAACTGGCTAGGCATGGATCTGCGAGGTTTAGTGACGGGCACGCCGGGAGAAGTCTCGCAACCTGGGGGAGAGGTTTTAATCAGTCGGGGCGATCGCTGGTTAATTCCCGGAACGACTTCTCCCCAAAAGCAAGCAGCGGCGGAGGCGATCGCCGCCGGAAATTATGCAGAGGCGATCGCGCCTTTGGAGTCTGCGCTTCAAGCCAGTCGCAACGATCCAGAGGCGCTGATTTATCTCAATAATGCTCGAATTGGCACGCAACAAGCCTACTCAATTGCGGTGGTGGTGCCCAGCAGCACCCAAATCAACGCCGCCAAGGAACTCTTACGCGGAGTCGCCCAGGCTCAAGAGAACATTAACCGCGCCGGGGGGATAAATGGCGTACCCCTGCGGGTGGCGATCGCCGATGACCGCAATACGCCGGAAATGGCTCAACAAGTGGCCCGAAGCTTAGTCCGAGATTCAGAGATTTTAGGGGTTGTGGGTCACTTTAGCAGTCCGGCTATGCTAGCTGCTGCGCCGATTTATCAGCAAGGTCAGTTAGTGGTAATTTCGCCAACCAGTACCTCAGTACGCCTCTCAGCGGTCGGGAACTATATTTTTCGGACAGTACCGAGCGATCGCTTTGCGGCGAATGCCCTCGCCCGCCATGCCTTATCGCAATTGCGGGTGCAGCGCGTGGGGGTGTTCTTTAACTCCGCCAGCGATTACAGCCAATCATTGAAGGATGAGTTTACCACGGCCTTATTTGCCGATGGCGGTCAAGTGGTGGCGGAATTTGATTTTGCTAGCCCCACCTTTAATCCAGGAAATGCGGTAGAAAGCGCGATCGCCCAAGGCGCACAGGCCATTATGCTCGCCCCCGATTCGCCAATGGTCGATCGGGCGTTGCAGGTGGTGGCGGTGAATCGTCGCCGCCTGCCGATTTTGGCGGGCGATAGTATCTATACAGCCAATACGCTGCAAGTCGGGGGCGATAATGCCGTAGGAATGGTCTTATCGGTGCCTTGGCATATTTTAGGCAACCAAAGTGCGCCGTTTCCCCGCGAAGCCAACCAACTCTGGGGAGGGGAGGTGAACTGGCGAACGGCAATGGCCTATGATGCGACTCAGGCCTTCGTAGCAGGGTTGCAAAGCAATCCATCGCGGGCGGGAATCCAGCAAGCCTTAAGTGCCAATAACTTTAACGCGACGGGGGCGGCTGAGGCGATTCGGTTTCAACCCTCTGGCGATCGCGCTGCTGCGGTGCAGTTAGTCACCATCCAGCCGGGGACTCGAACGCCCTATGGTTTTGAGTTTGTTCCCCTACGCCCGTAA
- a CDS encoding MgtC/SapB family protein, with protein sequence MAGIEPYTFSLNDWLQTLLRLGIAVLVGTVIGLEREIKHKPAGLRTHILVSLGSALFVLTSIQVGDALRSDDALSRIIQGIAAGVGFIGGGEILRESKPDSEGMRVRGLTSAAAIWISAALGVAAGCGLWQLSLTAAAIAFIVLKLFKKLETFT encoded by the coding sequence TTGGCAGGCATAGAACCTTATACCTTTAGCTTAAACGACTGGCTCCAGACCTTACTCAGATTAGGGATAGCCGTTCTAGTGGGAACCGTTATTGGTTTAGAACGCGAAATTAAACATAAACCCGCAGGTCTGAGAACGCATATTCTCGTCAGTCTTGGATCTGCCTTATTTGTCCTCACTTCGATTCAAGTTGGCGACGCCCTCCGCAGCGACGATGCTCTGAGTCGGATTATTCAAGGCATTGCTGCCGGGGTGGGATTCATCGGGGGGGGCGAAATCCTGCGCGAGTCTAAACCCGACTCGGAGGGAATGCGCGTGCGCGGACTCACCTCCGCTGCTGCGATTTGGATTTCGGCGGCCCTGGGCGTCGCGGCAGGTTGCGGGTTATGGCAATTAAGTCTCACGGCGGCGGCGATCGCCTTTATTGTCCTGAAACTCTTTAAAAAACTCGAAACCTTTACCTAA
- a CDS encoding iron uptake porin, with protein MPTLWRSALHLVSFLVFAQWMGLTAAVAETPLPLSTEDQAAPSETPIPLADSRLNSLDQILHYSNERLPNNPSIGQVTSISQLRDVQPTDWAFQALQSLVERYGCIAGYPDGTYRGNRAMTRFEFAAGVNACLDRINELIAAATANALTREDLLVIQRLQEEFAAELATLRGRVDALEARTAQLEANQFSTTTKLFGEVDFGIVDSFGRSQDTNTTLGGRAILSLDTSFTGRDLLRTKFEAGNFVNFTRDITGTDMTAHDFGTNASTFFISSLFYRFPIGSRSTAYIIPVGLAAHDMTTTLSPVTAAQSAFAQRNPIYRQSDGGGAGVDFRFSDAVSLTLAYHGPPSSISNPLPGQGLFNGYHAAFGQLTFLPSDRFGLALTYIRYYSPGPNEPGQINLTGSTGSQFAQAPFGDETATSAHSVGIQSSFRLTRGMVLGGWAGYSRARAETSPGFGVSRGDTADVWNWAVGLAFPDLGRAGNELGFMFGMPPRAAGNDVRNRVDRDVSYHIEAFYRLHITDNIWIAPAAYVILNPEHNNNNDPIYMGLVRTHFNF; from the coding sequence GTGCCAACCTTGTGGAGGTCTGCTCTTCATTTAGTCTCTTTCTTAGTATTCGCTCAATGGATGGGTTTAACTGCCGCAGTTGCCGAAACTCCATTGCCTCTCTCAACAGAGGATCAAGCTGCCCCCTCTGAAACGCCAATCCCCCTAGCGGATAGTCGCCTGAACTCGCTTGACCAAATTCTGCACTACAGTAACGAACGTCTCCCTAACAATCCTTCCATTGGTCAAGTCACCTCCATCTCCCAGTTACGCGACGTACAACCAACCGATTGGGCCTTCCAAGCCTTACAATCGCTAGTTGAACGCTATGGCTGCATTGCCGGATATCCCGATGGCACCTATCGAGGCAACCGAGCAATGACTCGCTTCGAGTTCGCCGCCGGAGTCAATGCCTGCTTAGACCGGATTAATGAACTGATTGCCGCAGCCACAGCCAACGCGCTAACGCGGGAAGACCTTTTAGTTATCCAACGTTTGCAAGAAGAATTCGCCGCCGAACTTGCCACCTTGCGCGGTCGCGTGGATGCCCTAGAAGCGCGTACAGCCCAACTCGAAGCCAATCAATTTTCCACCACCACCAAACTCTTTGGCGAAGTTGACTTTGGCATCGTTGATTCCTTTGGTCGCTCTCAAGATACCAACACCACCCTAGGGGGGCGCGCCATTCTCAGCCTCGATACCAGCTTCACCGGGCGCGACTTACTGCGAACCAAATTTGAAGCCGGTAACTTTGTGAACTTCACGCGCGACATCACGGGAACCGATATGACGGCCCATGATTTCGGCACGAATGCCTCAACTTTCTTTATCAGCTCGCTATTCTATCGCTTTCCCATCGGTTCGCGGTCTACAGCCTATATCATCCCCGTGGGTCTAGCTGCCCACGATATGACCACCACTCTATCGCCCGTGACAGCGGCTCAATCTGCCTTCGCCCAGCGCAACCCGATTTACCGTCAAAGCGATGGTGGGGGGGCTGGGGTCGATTTTCGGTTTAGCGATGCAGTTTCGCTGACGCTGGCGTATCACGGCCCGCCGAGCAGCATTTCTAATCCTTTACCAGGTCAAGGGTTGTTTAATGGCTACCATGCGGCGTTTGGACAACTGACCTTTTTGCCGAGCGATCGCTTTGGCTTGGCACTCACCTATATTCGTTATTATTCCCCCGGCCCCAACGAACCGGGACAAATTAACCTCACCGGCAGCACGGGCAGCCAATTTGCTCAAGCGCCCTTTGGCGATGAGACGGCAACCTCGGCTCATTCGGTGGGGATTCAATCGAGCTTCCGCCTCACCCGTGGAATGGTGCTGGGGGGATGGGCGGGTTATAGCCGCGCCAGGGCTGAAACGAGTCCGGGTTTTGGCGTTTCTAGGGGCGATACGGCCGATGTGTGGAATTGGGCTGTGGGTTTAGCCTTTCCCGATTTAGGACGCGCCGGAAACGAACTCGGTTTTATGTTCGGGATGCCGCCAAGAGCCGCCGGAAACGATGTGAGAAACCGCGTCGATCGCGATGTGTCCTATCATATTGAAGCCTTTTACCGCTTGCACATTACGGACAATATTTGGATTGCTCCGGCTGCCTATGTGATTCTCAACCCAGAACATAACAATAATAACGATCCGATTTATATGGGTTTGGTTCGCACCCACTTTAACTTCTAG
- a CDS encoding serine/threonine-protein kinase, with protein sequence MEVCCTRPGCPRPLNHFNDLDDSETLKTVSQKFCTTCGMPLILAGRYLPIQLLGKGGFGAAFLARDRYTPAMRQCVVKQFQPAGDLSAQQMAIAQQLFEREAAVLEELGNKHPQIPDLFAFFPLNVATRQPGQEEKFFYLVQEFIDGRNLEQELQQKGAFSEAEVLQVLEQILPILQFVHDRGSIHRDIKPSNIMRDRAGRFHLLDFGAVKQITNTPQAAGSTGIYSQGFAPPEQMAGTQVYPSTDLYALAVTCLNLLANEDPKSLFDSYNNQWNWRSRIQVSPQLAQVLDRLLLSAPNQRFQSAQEVIAALSSPPTPPPIPSPVPVPSQAPTPHPAPVAATPAQVARPHRAAFSTVEWLGIAGFTGYEAALLALVLDGWIASPGIAMGLWGGAIGLLVYAQYRRWIEKFDLTILAGISLAIAAFVFRGSPLLGRLLIVPPLVGAALIAIVALFRLIYQLIARFTQKN encoded by the coding sequence ATGGAAGTTTGCTGCACTCGTCCAGGTTGCCCTCGCCCGCTCAATCATTTTAATGACCTAGACGATTCAGAGACGCTCAAGACGGTTTCGCAAAAGTTCTGCACCACCTGCGGGATGCCGTTAATTTTAGCGGGTCGCTACCTGCCGATTCAGTTGCTGGGTAAAGGAGGGTTTGGGGCGGCGTTTTTAGCTCGCGATCGCTATACTCCGGCGATGCGACAATGCGTGGTGAAGCAGTTTCAGCCGGCTGGGGATTTGTCGGCACAGCAGATGGCGATCGCGCAACAGCTTTTTGAGCGCGAGGCGGCGGTTTTAGAGGAGTTGGGCAACAAACACCCACAGATTCCCGACTTGTTTGCGTTTTTTCCGCTGAATGTGGCGACGCGCCAACCCGGTCAGGAAGAGAAGTTTTTTTATCTGGTTCAAGAGTTCATCGACGGCCGCAATTTAGAACAGGAGTTACAGCAAAAGGGGGCTTTTTCGGAAGCGGAGGTCTTGCAGGTTTTAGAGCAAATTTTACCGATTCTTCAGTTTGTTCACGATCGCGGGTCGATCCACCGAGATATTAAACCCTCTAACATCATGCGCGATCGCGCCGGTCGCTTCCACCTGTTAGACTTTGGAGCGGTCAAACAAATTACCAACACCCCTCAAGCGGCGGGTTCTACGGGGATTTATTCCCAGGGGTTTGCCCCACCCGAACAAATGGCGGGGACTCAAGTGTATCCCTCAACCGACTTGTACGCCCTGGCGGTGACATGTTTGAATTTGCTGGCCAACGAAGACCCCAAAAGCTTATTTGATAGTTACAACAATCAGTGGAATTGGCGATCGCGCATTCAAGTTTCCCCTCAACTCGCCCAAGTGCTGGATCGCCTGTTACTCTCTGCGCCCAATCAACGCTTCCAGTCGGCTCAGGAGGTAATTGCAGCCCTTTCTAGCCCGCCGACTCCTCCCCCTATCCCCTCCCCCGTTCCTGTCCCTTCCCAAGCCCCAACGCCCCATCCAGCACCCGTAGCGGCGACCCCAGCTCAGGTAGCGCGCCCTCATCGGGCGGCCTTTTCCACCGTAGAATGGTTGGGCATCGCTGGATTTACAGGCTATGAAGCAGCTTTGCTTGCCCTGGTGCTGGATGGCTGGATTGCTTCGCCTGGGATCGCGATGGGCCTTTGGGGGGGTGCAATCGGACTGCTAGTTTATGCTCAATATCGACGATGGATTGAAAAGTTTGACCTGACCATTCTGGCCGGAATTAGTTTAGCGATCGCCGCCTTCGTGTTTCGCGGTTCTCCCCTGTTGGGGCGCTTGCTGATTGTCCCGCCGCTCGTCGGCGCAGCATTAATCGCGATCGTTGCCCTCTTTCGCCTGATTTATCAGCTCATTGCTCGATTTACCCAGAAAAATTAA